One part of the Arthrobacter sp. EM1 genome encodes these proteins:
- a CDS encoding DUF6492 family protein codes for MTVEDAARAELTVLTPSYGPDAELCADLNRSVMELTDDVEHHIVVPCGDRKHFSSMEGGRTFVHDVGEFLPRRLVKIPGANAWVNALRPWPPVRGWIAQQLVKLSAAASFTTRGVLLVDSDMVLIRRTSLESFMVNGRPAMYRNPGAVHAGLPLHRTWHETSRSLLGLAPPPAENLPDYISWPCLWNPAIVRDLLSAVEENTGLNWTTAIGSQLRFSEMILYGVYVDEVLGGAESTTSRMKSVVYSEERPLNPAGLAELLAAVSSDDLAIMISAKSGTRLHHRRQAVANVRGTLAGEREQG; via the coding sequence ATGACTGTTGAGGATGCCGCCAGAGCCGAGCTGACCGTCCTGACCCCGAGCTACGGACCCGACGCGGAGTTGTGCGCTGACCTGAACCGGTCCGTGATGGAGTTGACCGACGACGTCGAACACCACATCGTTGTCCCGTGCGGGGACCGGAAACACTTCAGCAGCATGGAAGGGGGCCGGACGTTTGTCCACGATGTCGGTGAGTTCCTGCCGCGCCGCCTGGTCAAGATACCGGGCGCCAACGCCTGGGTGAACGCCCTGCGCCCCTGGCCACCAGTGCGCGGCTGGATCGCCCAGCAACTGGTCAAATTGTCCGCTGCCGCCTCCTTCACCACCCGGGGAGTGCTACTGGTGGATTCCGACATGGTGCTCATCCGCAGGACGTCCCTGGAGTCCTTTATGGTGAACGGGAGGCCTGCAATGTACCGCAACCCCGGGGCGGTCCACGCCGGGCTGCCCCTGCACCGCACCTGGCACGAAACTTCCCGGTCACTCTTGGGACTGGCACCGCCGCCGGCCGAAAACCTTCCGGATTACATCAGCTGGCCGTGCCTCTGGAACCCCGCAATCGTCCGGGACCTGTTGTCCGCAGTGGAAGAAAACACGGGTCTGAACTGGACCACTGCAATCGGCAGTCAACTCCGCTTCTCCGAAATGATCCTCTACGGAGTGTATGTGGACGAGGTGCTCGGAGGTGCGGAGTCAACGACCTCGCGGATGAAAAGCGTCGTCTACTCGGAAGAGCGCCCCTTGAATCCTGCCGGACTGGCTGAATTGCTGGCAGCGGTCAGCTCCGACGATCTTGCCATCATGATTTCGGCCAAGTCGGGAACCAGGCTCCACCACCGCCGCCAAGCCGTTGCAAACGTCCGGGGGACACTGGCCGGCGAACGGGAGCAGGGCTGA
- a CDS encoding glycosyltransferase family 1 protein: MMRPTGRLAQLATRLKRDGPGEVFRRGTRKIAQKAGDRLGWAELDFPLRTEDITDPETRRVPSHYPVRDGALEIGWVCTPPGAGSGGHTTLFRMVEGLERRGHSCTLFLYDVNADDVARHEEVIRRCWPGMKAAIRSATPSIDGVDAVVASSWQTAHVVASRVRGPIRLFYLVQDYEPYFYPRGSLYTLAEMSYHLGLELIALGDMVAAQLQHESGIVPALTVPFGCDTGVYRILEDARGRPRSGVVFYAKRNTDRRGYVLGKLALELFHHMHPEVEIHVYGDRVANWRIPVTSHGNLLPVELNELYNRTKAGLVMSFTNISLAAEELLAAGCRPVLNDSAMAQADLPGAGAVWARPTPAALAGALSLLVAGPEWKAAPGVRQGWDHTQAMVADSLESACRGDLNAT; this comes from the coding sequence ATGATGCGGCCCACAGGGCGGCTGGCCCAGCTGGCCACCAGGCTGAAGCGGGACGGCCCCGGCGAAGTTTTTCGCCGCGGAACACGGAAGATCGCCCAGAAGGCCGGCGACCGGCTGGGGTGGGCCGAGCTGGATTTCCCCCTCCGGACAGAGGACATTACGGATCCGGAAACCCGCCGGGTTCCTTCCCACTATCCCGTCCGGGACGGCGCCCTTGAAATCGGCTGGGTCTGCACACCGCCCGGGGCCGGATCCGGCGGGCACACAACCCTGTTCCGCATGGTTGAAGGATTGGAGCGCCGCGGACACAGCTGCACCCTGTTCCTTTACGACGTTAACGCCGACGACGTCGCTCGCCATGAGGAAGTTATTCGGCGGTGCTGGCCCGGGATGAAAGCAGCCATCAGGTCAGCTACACCCAGCATCGACGGGGTCGACGCGGTTGTGGCCAGTTCCTGGCAGACGGCTCATGTGGTGGCGTCCCGGGTGCGGGGCCCGATTCGCCTCTTCTACCTTGTACAGGACTACGAACCCTATTTTTATCCTCGCGGTTCGCTGTACACCCTCGCAGAAATGTCATACCACCTGGGCCTCGAGTTGATTGCGCTCGGCGACATGGTAGCAGCGCAGCTTCAGCACGAATCAGGCATCGTGCCGGCGTTGACGGTCCCGTTTGGCTGCGATACCGGGGTGTACCGGATCCTGGAGGATGCCCGCGGCCGGCCGCGAAGCGGCGTGGTTTTTTACGCCAAGCGGAACACCGACCGCAGGGGATACGTTCTCGGCAAGTTGGCGCTGGAACTCTTCCACCATATGCACCCGGAGGTGGAGATCCATGTCTATGGCGACCGCGTGGCGAACTGGCGTATTCCTGTCACGAGTCATGGGAATCTTCTGCCAGTTGAACTGAATGAACTCTACAACCGCACCAAAGCCGGTCTGGTGATGTCGTTTACGAATATCTCCTTGGCTGCCGAAGAACTCCTGGCTGCAGGCTGCAGGCCCGTCCTGAATGACTCCGCCATGGCACAAGCCGATCTTCCCGGCGCCGGTGCCGTCTGGGCCCGGCCAACCCCGGCGGCCCTGGCCGGCGCACTCTCTTTGCTGGTCGCAGGTCCGGAGTGGAAAGCTGCGCCCGGGGTCCGGCAGGGCTGGGACCACACCCAGGCGATGGTGGCGGACAGTCTTGAATCGGCGTGCAGGGGAGACCTGAACGCCACATAA